Proteins co-encoded in one Bacillus paramycoides genomic window:
- a CDS encoding FeoA family protein, which translates to MVSANTKPLSEFRTGEFVEIEKIQLEGTMKRRLLDLGFIPGATIKVLQRSPLGDPVAYQVSNTTIALRKEESSLIFGVLIGDDFR; encoded by the coding sequence ATGGTATCGGCTAATACAAAACCACTTTCCGAATTTAGAACAGGAGAGTTTGTAGAAATTGAGAAGATACAATTAGAAGGAACTATGAAACGACGTTTATTAGATTTAGGATTTATCCCTGGGGCAACAATTAAAGTATTACAGCGCAGTCCACTCGGAGATCCGGTCGCTTATCAAGTAAGCAACACAACTATTGCACTACGCAAAGAAGAAAGTTCCCTTATTTTCGGGGTATTAATAGGAGATGATTTCAGATGA
- a CDS encoding phosphate ABC transporter substrate-binding protein PstS: protein MVMKKGIKFSLAALVVAGSLVGCGKAEETSGKDAKGSDNAKQELSGTIAAAGSTALQPLAEEAGKKFMEKNSNVSIQVQGGGSGTGINQVASGAVQIGNSDVPSADKIKDADKAKELVDNKVAGIAFALVVNKDVKVDNLTVQQVQDIFTGKVTNWKEVGGKDEKINVINRPASSGTRATFEKTIMKDAKINDGTGTTQDSNGAVEQAINSTPGSVSYLAMSYMVGEKKGALQTVKIDGAEPKVENIASGKYPFWSYEYMVTKGEAKEATKAYIDYVKGKDFEKQVEDMGYIPMSKLNK from the coding sequence ATGGTTATGAAAAAGGGTATTAAATTTTCTTTAGCAGCTTTAGTGGTAGCGGGTTCATTAGTGGGATGTGGAAAAGCGGAAGAGACATCAGGTAAAGATGCTAAAGGAAGCGATAATGCAAAACAAGAATTGTCAGGTACGATAGCAGCTGCAGGCTCTACAGCACTTCAACCTCTTGCAGAGGAAGCTGGAAAGAAATTTATGGAGAAAAATTCAAACGTTTCTATTCAAGTGCAAGGTGGCGGTAGTGGAACTGGAATTAACCAAGTAGCTTCTGGTGCAGTCCAAATTGGTAACTCAGATGTTCCATCTGCAGATAAAATAAAAGATGCTGATAAGGCGAAAGAATTAGTAGATAACAAGGTAGCGGGTATTGCATTCGCACTTGTCGTAAATAAAGATGTAAAAGTTGATAATTTAACAGTACAACAAGTACAAGATATTTTTACTGGAAAAGTAACAAACTGGAAAGAAGTAGGCGGGAAAGATGAAAAAATCAACGTAATTAATCGTCCAGCTTCTTCTGGTACACGTGCTACATTTGAAAAAACAATTATGAAAGACGCGAAAATTAATGATGGAACTGGTACTACACAAGATTCTAACGGTGCAGTAGAGCAAGCGATTAACTCTACTCCAGGTTCAGTAAGTTATTTAGCAATGTCTTATATGGTTGGCGAGAAAAAAGGTGCGCTACAAACAGTGAAAATTGATGGTGCTGAACCAAAAGTTGAAAACATTGCGTCTGGTAAATATCCATTCTGGTCTTACGAGTACATGGTAACGAAAGGTGAGGCAAAAGAAGCAACAAAAGCTTACATTGACTACGTAAAAGGTAAAGATTTTGAAAAGCAAGTAGAAGATATGGGTTATATTCCAATGTCTAAATTAAATAAGTAA